One window of Novipirellula aureliae genomic DNA carries:
- the lsrF gene encoding 3-hydroxy-5-phosphonooxypentane-2,4-dione thiolase: MADATGNIEANDYGLNIPVKKEAFFLKGLDHVDWGIKDRMSRIFNPRSGNTVMLAFDHGYIMGPTSGLERIDLGILPLVEYADCLMCSRGVLRSCIPPQVNKPISLRFSAGTTVLNELNDECILGIDDAIRINASALAIMVSIGGQYEGKTIENLVRTADLGNRYGIPTLGVTAVGKELTRDARYLGMATRVCAENGATFVKTYYCEKDFEKVTAACPVPIVIAGGKKLEEQDALKLAYCAINEGASGVDMGRNVFQSENPISMIKAVRGVVHEGMTADQAFEMYKDLS, from the coding sequence ATGGCCGATGCTACCGGTAACATTGAAGCAAACGATTATGGACTCAACATCCCCGTGAAGAAGGAAGCCTTCTTCCTCAAAGGACTCGATCACGTCGATTGGGGAATCAAGGACCGAATGAGCCGGATCTTTAACCCGCGTAGTGGGAACACCGTGATGCTGGCGTTTGACCACGGCTACATTATGGGGCCAACGTCTGGACTCGAACGCATCGATCTGGGGATTTTACCGCTCGTCGAATACGCGGATTGCTTGATGTGCAGCCGAGGCGTCCTGCGAAGCTGCATCCCGCCGCAAGTGAACAAGCCAATCTCGCTTCGATTTTCAGCCGGTACGACCGTGCTCAACGAGCTAAATGATGAGTGCATTCTTGGTATCGACGATGCGATACGCATCAATGCGTCGGCGCTGGCGATCATGGTTTCGATTGGTGGCCAGTATGAAGGCAAGACGATCGAGAATCTCGTCCGCACCGCTGATCTGGGGAACCGATACGGCATTCCAACACTTGGTGTAACCGCTGTCGGAAAGGAATTGACGCGTGATGCTCGCTATCTCGGAATGGCGACACGTGTTTGTGCTGAGAACGGTGCAACATTCGTCAAGACCTATTACTGCGAGAAGGACTTCGAAAAGGTTACCGCTGCCTGCCCGGTTCCGATCGTGATTGCTGGAGGTAAGAAATTGGAAGAACAGGATGCTCTGAAACTCGCTTACTGCGCAATCAATGAAGGTGCTTCGGGTGTGGACATGGGACGCAATGTGTTCCAGTCCGAAAATCCGATTAGTATGATTAAGGCGGTTCGCGGCGTCGTTCATGAGGGGATGACGGCCGACCAAGCCTTTGAAATGTATAAAGATCTCTCCTAA
- a CDS encoding DAK2 domain-containing protein produces the protein MAFLDCQRLAKMTATALASLKERASEFSALDAETGDGDHGTAIVSAMTAVDRVAQEGTNLKKMLGDMGFAAMMESCGSTSTLIGALFLGMSDGVEGDSLNAAETAAMFSAGLEKVKQQTKASIGDKTMMDALEPAVDALVANVENGIPTMLQAAAEAAAKGAENTKEMVAKFGRARNLGERVIGHLDAGAVSTACTFEAFSRGFTAAV, from the coding sequence ATGGCCTTTTTAGATTGCCAGCGACTTGCGAAGATGACGGCGACTGCACTTGCTTCGTTGAAAGAACGAGCGAGTGAGTTCTCGGCTTTAGACGCAGAAACAGGCGACGGCGACCATGGGACCGCGATCGTCAGTGCCATGACAGCGGTTGACCGAGTTGCCCAAGAGGGAACGAACCTCAAGAAGATGCTTGGGGACATGGGCTTTGCGGCGATGATGGAGTCGTGTGGATCGACGAGCACGTTGATCGGTGCCCTTTTTCTGGGGATGAGTGACGGCGTTGAAGGCGATTCATTGAACGCTGCTGAAACCGCCGCAATGTTTTCAGCAGGACTCGAAAAAGTCAAACAACAAACCAAGGCAAGCATCGGAGATAAAACGATGATGGACGCCTTGGAACCAGCGGTCGATGCGCTGGTTGCCAACGTGGAAAACGGCATCCCGACGATGCTACAAGCGGCTGCGGAAGCGGCGGCAAAGGGGGCGGAAAACACGAAGGAAATGGTTGCGAAATTTGGACGTGCTCGAAATCTTGGCGAGCGAGTCATCGGACACCTGGACGCAGGCGCGGTGTCGACCGCCTGCACTTTTGAAGCTTTTTCACGCGGTTTTACCGCTGCAGTTTAA
- a CDS encoding dihydroxyacetone kinase subunit DhaK: MKKFLNDPNDITAELLEGYTLAYADKVSLMSEKIVVRTHAKSEDKVALVTLGGAGHEPALSGFVGEGMLDASVVGDIFAAPGAPKLLEALKALHRDVGILLVVLNHAGDVMSANMAMELAKREGLNVRMLLTHEDISAGLETPDEDRRGLAGCVPLFKVAGAAAEAGKSLDEVYEIAERFSKQMATLAVAMTGATHPQNGQAISELPDDEMEIGMGQHGEAGGGRTKILSADETAQKMIEPLITAVDAKSGDKTMLIINGTGATTLMEMNLIFRKAYRVLESRGITVVSGLIDEILTVQEMAGFQMILCKLDADHVPLLKAPCNTPYWTVR, encoded by the coding sequence ATGAAAAAATTCCTGAATGACCCCAATGATATTACGGCGGAGTTGCTTGAAGGCTACACGCTTGCTTATGCCGACAAAGTGAGCTTGATGTCGGAAAAAATTGTGGTGCGGACCCATGCGAAATCCGAGGACAAGGTCGCTCTGGTCACTCTCGGCGGTGCGGGACACGAACCGGCACTGAGCGGATTTGTTGGTGAAGGCATGCTCGACGCCAGTGTCGTGGGTGATATTTTCGCGGCCCCCGGTGCACCAAAGTTGCTCGAAGCTCTCAAGGCTCTCCATCGAGACGTAGGCATTTTGCTCGTCGTGCTCAACCACGCCGGCGACGTGATGAGTGCGAACATGGCAATGGAATTGGCCAAACGAGAAGGATTAAATGTCCGCATGCTGTTGACTCACGAGGACATCAGCGCGGGTTTAGAGACTCCCGATGAAGACCGCCGCGGTTTGGCGGGATGCGTTCCGCTTTTTAAAGTCGCTGGTGCGGCCGCGGAGGCAGGCAAATCACTCGATGAAGTCTACGAGATTGCCGAGCGATTCAGCAAACAAATGGCAACTTTGGCGGTCGCGATGACGGGGGCCACGCATCCACAAAACGGACAAGCGATCTCCGAATTGCCGGACGATGAGATGGAAATTGGCATGGGCCAACACGGTGAAGCCGGTGGAGGACGTACCAAGATTCTCTCCGCCGACGAGACCGCTCAGAAAATGATCGAGCCGTTGATCACAGCCGTCGATGCAAAGTCGGGTGACAAGACGATGTTGATCATCAATGGGACGGGTGCGACAACCCTGATGGAAATGAATTTAATTTTCCGCAAAGCCTATCGAGTCCTTGAAAGTCGAGGAATCACCGTTGTGTCTGGCTTGATCGACGAGATCTTAACGGTGCAAGAAATGGCCGGCTTCCAAATGATCCTCTGCAAGTTAGATGCCGATCATGTGCCGCTGCTAAAGGCCCCCTGCAACACACCCTACTGGACGGTCCGATAG
- a CDS encoding VOC family protein — MRTLHHIGIPTDRLDENMTYLKDAGVHVSDPDQSRNRIEWLRFEDHSGLPEILKAMPHIAYRVDDLAAELKNAEMLVEPFTAMPGVTVAFVIEEGVPIEFLQIEESNS, encoded by the coding sequence ATGCGAACGTTGCATCACATCGGCATCCCCACGGACCGCTTGGATGAGAACATGACGTACTTGAAGGACGCGGGAGTCCATGTGTCGGATCCCGATCAGAGTCGCAATCGGATTGAGTGGCTGCGGTTCGAAGATCACAGCGGGTTGCCAGAAATTCTGAAAGCGATGCCTCATATTGCCTATCGCGTCGACGACTTGGCTGCGGAATTGAAAAACGCAGAAATGCTGGTTGAGCCTTTTACGGCGATGCCCGGCGTGACGGTTGCGTTTGTGATCGAGGAAGGTGTGCCAATCGAGTTTCTGCAAATCGAAGAATCCAATTCCTAA
- a CDS encoding IclR family transcriptional regulator, protein MQIDSRYQVPNLERALVMMEYLLDHPDGLTLSELTVALKLPKNSVFRISNTLLAHGYLNRDATEKRFTLSRKLLTMGQMSLAEKPIVPTAIDIMQKCRDEVHETVLIGTLVESQFVVMEQVLGSHPFKFSIDLGVQLEIHVSAPGKAMLAYLPEREVEKRLKGYRFVRYNERTITSKRALMKELRAIRECGFGLDRGEQLHGIHCVSAPIFNRHQRPIAAIWVTGPIDRLPKEAFPGLGRTMRSYADQISERLL, encoded by the coding sequence ATGCAAATCGATTCCCGATACCAGGTCCCCAATCTCGAACGTGCATTGGTGATGATGGAGTACCTACTCGATCATCCCGATGGCTTGACGCTGTCGGAGTTGACGGTCGCTCTAAAACTACCCAAAAACAGTGTTTTTCGTATCAGCAATACGTTGTTGGCACATGGTTATTTGAACCGCGATGCGACGGAAAAACGCTTTACGCTCAGTCGCAAGTTGCTGACGATGGGGCAGATGAGTTTGGCCGAGAAACCGATCGTTCCTACAGCGATCGACATCATGCAGAAGTGTCGTGATGAGGTCCATGAAACCGTCCTTATCGGTACGCTCGTCGAGTCCCAATTTGTGGTGATGGAACAGGTTCTCGGTTCACACCCGTTTAAATTCTCTATCGACTTGGGCGTCCAGTTAGAAATCCATGTCTCCGCCCCTGGCAAAGCGATGTTGGCGTACCTTCCTGAGCGTGAAGTCGAGAAGCGGTTGAAGGGCTATCGCTTCGTCCGATACAACGAGCGGACGATCACGTCCAAACGAGCTTTGATGAAAGAGTTGCGTGCGATTCGCGAGTGTGGATTTGGCTTGGACCGCGGCGAGCAGTTGCATGGGATTCATTGTGTCAGTGCGCCCATCTTCAATCGCCACCAGCGTCCGATTGCAGCGATCTGGGTCACCGGGCCAATCGACCGACTTCCCAAAGAGGCGTTCCCCGGTCTCGGTAGAACGATGCGATCCTACGCAGACCAAATCTCCGAGCGACTGTTGTAG
- a CDS encoding cupin domain-containing protein: MKRGSKKPKNLFSDLPQSFPEELMEVIAEDQHARIERIVSHGHVSPEGFWYDQQEHEWVVVLHGEAKLIFENDNDPLHLKPGDHVLIPAHRKHRVEWTAPDEPTIWLAVFYRADPK, encoded by the coding sequence ATGAAACGTGGCAGTAAGAAACCCAAAAATCTTTTTTCGGACCTGCCGCAATCGTTTCCCGAAGAGTTGATGGAGGTCATTGCTGAGGATCAGCATGCCCGCATCGAACGCATCGTTTCCCACGGCCACGTTAGCCCTGAAGGATTTTGGTACGATCAGCAAGAACACGAATGGGTGGTCGTGCTCCACGGCGAAGCCAAGCTGATTTTTGAGAACGACAATGACCCGCTTCACTTAAAACCCGGCGATCATGTCCTGATCCCAGCCCATCGCAAACATCGTGTTGAATGGACGGCCCCCGATGAGCCAACGATCTGGCTAGCCGTGTTTTACCGAGCCGATCCAAAGTGA
- a CDS encoding carbonic anhydrase, translating into MNYCCLPSVCRAPHIGHLNRFAFLTAMLLVSGLAPLVAAPPTALPEKESETNPVEHKAAKSGENVSAEVALAMLKEGNKRFLSGKSEHPHEDPDWRSKLKSGQKPFATILGCSDSRVTPELIFDEGLGDLFVIRVAGNIVDDDVLASIEYAVANLDTHLVVVLGHEKCGAVTAAMQHLSSGGPRELTSLVQHIHDEIREHHDGEPDVGPSTDIDTAVHKNTRCSQRALKLSPELKRVSETHAVKIVGAIYDLDGRVRWLD; encoded by the coding sequence ATGAACTATTGCTGCCTCCCGAGTGTTTGTCGAGCGCCCCATATCGGTCACCTAAATCGTTTCGCTTTCCTTACCGCAATGCTGTTGGTGTCTGGTCTCGCCCCGCTAGTCGCCGCTCCACCGACCGCTCTGCCAGAGAAGGAGTCCGAAACGAACCCTGTGGAGCACAAAGCAGCGAAGTCCGGCGAAAATGTTTCGGCTGAAGTTGCGTTGGCGATGCTCAAGGAAGGCAACAAGCGATTCTTGAGTGGCAAATCAGAACATCCTCATGAAGATCCCGATTGGCGAAGCAAACTTAAAAGCGGACAAAAGCCTTTCGCAACCATTCTGGGCTGTAGCGATTCGCGCGTGACACCCGAATTGATTTTTGACGAAGGACTTGGTGATTTGTTTGTCATCCGTGTCGCTGGCAATATTGTCGATGACGATGTATTGGCCAGCATCGAGTATGCGGTTGCCAATCTCGATACCCATTTGGTCGTTGTGCTTGGTCATGAAAAATGCGGTGCGGTGACGGCGGCCATGCAGCATTTGTCAAGTGGAGGGCCTCGTGAACTAACATCGCTCGTTCAACACATTCACGATGAGATCCGCGAGCACCATGATGGCGAACCCGATGTAGGGCCGTCAACGGACATCGACACGGCCGTCCACAAGAACACTCGCTGTTCTCAGCGGGCTCTTAAGCTGAGCCCTGAACTGAAGCGTGTTTCCGAAACGCATGCGGTCAAAATCGTCGGCGCCATCTACGACCTCGACGGCCGCGTCCGCTGGCTCGATTGA
- a CDS encoding DUF4190 domain-containing protein, translating to MADGTLVCPSCQWREPVSNSIGDDPAMRLILPVGRSIYAIIAGYLGLFSLIVLPAPFAILFGILGLRDIKKNPHLGGKGRAIFGLVMGAIFTLLPMISIAIAVATS from the coding sequence ATGGCTGACGGGACTCTCGTTTGTCCCTCTTGCCAATGGCGCGAACCGGTATCGAATTCGATTGGTGACGATCCTGCGATGCGTTTGATCCTGCCCGTCGGTCGGTCCATCTATGCGATCATCGCCGGTTACTTGGGTCTTTTCAGTCTGATCGTGCTGCCTGCACCGTTTGCCATTCTGTTTGGAATCCTTGGCCTCAGGGACATCAAGAAAAATCCTCACCTTGGTGGCAAAGGCCGGGCAATTTTTGGTTTGGTGATGGGAGCGATCTTTACGTTGCTGCCGATGATCTCGATCGCAATTGCTGTCGCAACATCATAG
- a CDS encoding CD225/dispanin family protein, with protein sequence MTKNPYQPVGAQQPFGQVGGSMMGEKPKNYLVESILVTLCCCLPLGIAGIVFAAQVDSKWNAGDQHGAIASADNAKKFTLIGFGIGLVMNVVVFGIQILAAIGAASAQ encoded by the coding sequence TTGACGAAGAATCCTTATCAACCGGTTGGTGCTCAGCAACCATTCGGGCAAGTTGGCGGGAGCATGATGGGCGAAAAGCCTAAGAACTACTTGGTTGAGTCGATTCTTGTGACCCTCTGCTGCTGTTTGCCCTTGGGCATTGCAGGCATTGTGTTTGCCGCTCAGGTCGATTCCAAGTGGAATGCAGGGGACCAACACGGAGCGATTGCGTCGGCGGATAATGCCAAGAAGTTTACACTGATCGGTTTTGGAATTGGGTTGGTGATGAACGTGGTCGTTTTCGGTATACAAATTCTGGCGGCGATTGGTGCAGCGAGTGCGCAGTAA
- a CDS encoding DUF2752 domain-containing protein, with amino-acid sequence MALYLGYRFAIGDLPIWMPKCLFHQWTGFHCPGCGGTRAVSALFEGNFVLAVRNNPLLILGTPLIGLAIYRQHRRELAGGKASPRLVWTLFILFVAYFALRNIPSPTTSPLAPVPEIQDSLRPAMPQKKLPQLPSNPQNHLKS; translated from the coding sequence GTGGCCCTCTACTTGGGCTACCGCTTTGCCATCGGTGATTTACCGATCTGGATGCCAAAGTGTTTGTTCCATCAATGGACGGGATTTCATTGTCCCGGATGTGGTGGCACGCGAGCGGTGTCAGCATTGTTTGAAGGCAACTTCGTTTTAGCGGTTCGCAACAATCCGCTGTTGATTCTTGGCACGCCGCTGATTGGCTTGGCGATCTACCGGCAACATCGCCGTGAATTGGCTGGCGGTAAAGCGTCACCCCGGTTGGTCTGGACGTTGTTCATTCTTTTCGTTGCCTATTTTGCGCTGCGTAACATTCCATCGCCGACGACCAGTCCGCTGGCACCGGTGCCAGAGATCCAGGATTCTCTTCGCCCTGCCATGCCTCAAAAAAAACTTCCGCAACTTCCTTCTAACCCGCAAAATCATCTGAAGAGCTAA
- a CDS encoding YeiH family protein, translated as MNETPPTHSQSESIVASVADRPSLFSEMRTSEDWWAIWCAGILLAASFAAVWVAKPVDFATQIAAGENVPVTNPLKSWLAKPGGWDSKPIDAFFKESSDGTLHSIAPQLLVVFLTIGVLFAIATWVRGKSAVGFLKGFPFVFLLAVLSYTMAGQSVVSAYNLEYALWALLVGLIISNTVGTPKFLKEAALTEFYIKTGLVLLGAEVLMSRLLALGLPGIFVAWVVTPIVLVSTYVFGQKVLKIKSKSLNMVISADMSVCGVSAAIATAAACKAKKEELSLAIGMSLSFTVVMMVVLPAVIKAVGMNEVLGGAWLGGTIDSTGAVAAAGAVLGDQALEVAATVKMIQNILIGVTAFFVAIYWVTYVERDPSAPRPGAMEIWYRFPKFVIGFVGMSILFSILYVELSGGPELIDSMIKGSTKTFRSWFFCLAFVSIGLQTNFRALMPYFKGGKPLILYVVGQSLNLVLTLFMAWLMFRVIFVDWVEQMVP; from the coding sequence ATGAACGAAACCCCGCCCACTCATTCGCAATCGGAATCGATTGTCGCGTCCGTTGCCGATCGTCCGAGTCTTTTTTCGGAGATGCGTACTAGCGAAGATTGGTGGGCTATCTGGTGTGCCGGCATACTTCTGGCCGCCTCGTTTGCGGCCGTTTGGGTAGCGAAACCCGTCGATTTCGCGACTCAGATTGCGGCTGGCGAGAACGTTCCGGTCACCAATCCGCTAAAGTCTTGGCTGGCCAAACCGGGGGGCTGGGACTCGAAACCGATCGATGCCTTTTTCAAAGAATCGAGTGATGGGACGTTGCACTCGATTGCACCTCAACTGCTAGTCGTTTTTTTGACGATTGGAGTTCTATTTGCAATCGCGACCTGGGTGCGCGGCAAATCGGCAGTCGGTTTTCTCAAAGGTTTCCCGTTTGTCTTTCTGTTGGCGGTTTTGTCGTACACGATGGCGGGGCAAAGCGTCGTCAGTGCTTACAATTTGGAATATGCTCTTTGGGCTCTGTTGGTCGGCTTGATCATCAGTAATACGGTGGGCACGCCAAAGTTCTTGAAAGAGGCGGCACTTACTGAGTTCTATATCAAAACGGGTTTAGTCCTGCTCGGTGCCGAGGTGTTGATGAGTCGCTTGTTGGCGTTGGGTCTGCCTGGCATCTTTGTGGCTTGGGTGGTAACGCCAATCGTCTTGGTGAGTACTTATGTGTTTGGCCAGAAGGTGTTGAAGATCAAATCCAAGTCGCTCAACATGGTCATCTCTGCCGATATGTCGGTTTGTGGCGTATCGGCGGCCATCGCGACGGCGGCAGCTTGCAAGGCTAAGAAAGAGGAGTTGTCGCTGGCGATTGGAATGTCGCTATCGTTCACCGTCGTGATGATGGTTGTATTGCCCGCAGTCATCAAAGCCGTCGGGATGAACGAGGTACTGGGCGGAGCGTGGCTTGGCGGAACGATTGACTCGACCGGTGCGGTCGCCGCCGCCGGTGCGGTACTAGGAGATCAGGCGCTTGAAGTCGCTGCGACCGTCAAGATGATTCAAAACATTCTGATCGGCGTGACCGCATTTTTCGTCGCGATCTATTGGGTTACCTATGTCGAACGTGATCCATCGGCTCCGCGACCGGGAGCGATGGAAATCTGGTATCGATTCCCGAAATTCGTGATTGGTTTTGTCGGCATGTCGATCCTGTTCTCGATCCTTTACGTCGAGCTTTCTGGCGGCCCTGAGCTGATTGACTCGATGATCAAAGGATCGACCAAAACGTTTCGCAGTTGGTTCTTCTGTTTAGCGTTCGTCAGCATTGGATTGCAGACGAATTTCCGAGCGTTGATGCCTTACTTTAAAGGTGGCAAGCCGTTGATTTTGTATGTCGTTGGTCAATCTTTAAACTTGGTTTTGACGTTGTTTATGGCGTGGTTGATGTTTCGCGTGATCTTTGTCGATTGGGTCGAGCAGATGGTACCGTGA
- the modA gene encoding molybdate ABC transporter substrate-binding protein: MIKTAGKEIDTLYRWLRSPWCSLVVAAAMLGSIWLVVLPRVARSPSMQQRIDWLDEKGIDPNAMYYTDLEMMEELLVRQRSPEKRLPEIRETLVLVAASTREAIGEIASKFESQTGMGVTLSSGPSSGLARQIVAGASVDIFVSANQQWADEINDAKLSAEEYVLLSNRLVLVVPEGNPAKLFGPRDLNSERVRRIAIAGENVPLGIYAEQALRKFDIFETLADSNKVVRGTDARVTLTYVERAEVEAGIVYATDAKQSSSTEVVYAFDTACHDSIVYPMLLLRHAAGNDAARAFYEYLKSDESIRIFQSHGFDISTGA, from the coding sequence GTGATCAAAACAGCTGGAAAGGAAATAGACACGCTCTATCGGTGGCTGCGATCACCATGGTGCTCGCTCGTTGTCGCTGCGGCCATGCTTGGATCGATTTGGTTGGTTGTGCTGCCGAGGGTCGCACGGAGTCCATCGATGCAGCAACGGATCGATTGGCTTGATGAGAAGGGGATTGATCCCAATGCAATGTATTACACCGATTTGGAGATGATGGAAGAATTGTTGGTGCGCCAGCGTTCGCCTGAAAAGCGTTTGCCTGAAATACGAGAAACGTTGGTGTTGGTTGCAGCCAGCACGCGAGAAGCAATCGGTGAGATAGCGAGCAAGTTTGAATCGCAAACCGGAATGGGCGTGACCCTCAGTAGCGGTCCCTCTAGCGGTCTCGCACGCCAAATTGTCGCGGGTGCATCCGTGGATATTTTTGTTTCTGCGAATCAGCAATGGGCGGACGAAATCAATGATGCGAAGCTATCCGCAGAGGAATACGTGCTACTTTCGAATCGCTTGGTGCTCGTCGTTCCCGAGGGCAATCCAGCAAAACTGTTTGGCCCGCGCGATTTGAATTCCGAGCGAGTTCGCCGCATCGCGATCGCGGGAGAGAACGTTCCGCTAGGGATCTATGCCGAGCAAGCTCTGCGAAAATTCGATATCTTTGAAACACTGGCTGATTCCAACAAGGTGGTGCGGGGCACGGATGCTCGGGTAACGCTGACGTATGTCGAGCGAGCCGAGGTGGAGGCGGGGATCGTTTATGCGACCGATGCGAAGCAATCCTCGTCAACCGAAGTGGTCTATGCGTTTGATACCGCATGTCACGATTCGATCGTGTACCCTATGTTGCTATTAAGGCATGCCGCAGGGAACGATGCGGCTCGAGCATTTTACGAGTATCTAAAGTCGGACGAGTCGATTCGCATTTTTCAAAGCCACGGATTCGATATCTCCACAGGGGCGTAG
- the modB gene encoding molybdate ABC transporter permease subunit, with protein MSYGEWSAIWLSIRVSFVGVLFSLPFGITIGWLLARKQFFAKSVLETVVNLPLVLPPVLTGYLLLITFGRRGIIGSCFEEWLGLRFVFDWKGAALAAAVVSFPLMVRAIRIAFRSVDPKLEQVSRTLGASPLDTFFTVSLPLARHGVIAGCVLAFARSLGEFGATIMIAGSIPGQTQTIPLYIFDQLQTSDGIKGSTTIVLFSIAIAAIALYFGERMDRRVSPKETTL; from the coding sequence ATGTCATATGGAGAATGGAGTGCGATCTGGCTTAGCATTCGGGTGTCTTTTGTAGGTGTCTTGTTCAGTTTGCCGTTTGGAATCACGATCGGGTGGTTGCTTGCCAGAAAGCAGTTTTTTGCAAAGTCGGTTTTGGAAACCGTTGTCAACCTGCCATTGGTTCTGCCGCCTGTCCTGACCGGCTATTTGTTGCTCATTACGTTTGGGCGGCGAGGGATCATCGGAAGCTGTTTCGAAGAATGGTTGGGTCTGCGATTTGTCTTTGATTGGAAGGGAGCTGCTTTGGCGGCTGCGGTCGTTTCGTTTCCGCTAATGGTCCGAGCGATTCGGATTGCATTTCGTTCGGTCGATCCAAAGTTGGAGCAGGTGTCTCGAACGCTTGGTGCCAGCCCTCTTGATACATTCTTTACCGTTTCGCTACCGTTAGCCCGTCATGGCGTCATTGCTGGATGTGTGCTGGCGTTTGCCAGAAGTTTAGGGGAGTTTGGGGCGACGATTATGATTGCCGGAAGTATCCCAGGTCAAACCCAAACGATTCCTCTGTATATTTTTGACCAACTGCAAACGTCCGATGGGATCAAAGGGTCCACCACGATTGTGTTATTTTCAATCGCCATCGCCGCCATAGCGCTTTACTTTGGTGAGCGGATGGATCGTCGAGTATCGCCGAAGGAAACGACCTTATGA
- a CDS encoding ATP-binding cassette domain-containing protein, producing the protein MTFSFRGCYHRETGFMLEAAFQTDARVTAICGPSGSGKTTLLSLIAGLLKPTEACICAGDHVFVDTQKGICIAPEKRQIGFLFQEDRLFPHLRVKANIEYAVRRRGDGGIAFKDLVQTLELEEVLHRFPDSLSGGQRHRVALARAVASRPKLLLLDEPMSAIEDVLRDRITTFVKRLIDEFQIPTLLVSHNRVLVERMASKVIEMNKGKIVGQNT; encoded by the coding sequence ATGACATTTTCTTTCCGCGGTTGTTACCATCGTGAAACGGGCTTTATGCTTGAAGCTGCCTTCCAGACCGACGCTCGCGTTACGGCGATTTGTGGTCCTTCGGGAAGTGGGAAAACAACACTTTTGTCGCTAATCGCTGGACTCTTGAAACCGACGGAGGCATGCATCTGTGCTGGTGATCATGTCTTCGTTGACACGCAAAAAGGTATTTGTATCGCTCCTGAAAAACGCCAAATTGGATTCCTGTTTCAGGAGGACCGCCTCTTCCCTCATTTGCGAGTGAAAGCAAATATCGAGTACGCTGTACGTCGCCGAGGCGATGGGGGGATTGCGTTCAAAGATCTAGTGCAGACGCTTGAACTTGAAGAAGTCCTTCATCGATTTCCTGACTCTCTCAGCGGAGGACAGCGACATCGCGTTGCGCTAGCGAGAGCGGTTGCATCGCGTCCAAAGCTTCTTTTACTTGACGAACCGATGTCGGCAATTGAGGATGTTCTTCGTGATCGGATCACTACATTCGTCAAGCGATTGATTGACGAGTTTCAAATCCCAACCTTGCTCGTTAGCCACAACCGAGTATTGGTGGAGCGAATGGCATCCAAGGTGATTGAAATGAATAAGGGAAAAATCGTGGGGCAGAACACTTAA